CCTGCATGCCAAATTCAATATCTTCGTGGACCTGGCATGCTTGGAGTAGGCTTCCCCACACAACTGAGTTTGGCTTCATGGGCATGGCCTTTATGAGTTGCAGTGCCTCCTCAAGAAGACCTGCTCGACCTAAAAGGTCAACCATGCAACCATAGTGCTCAATCCCTGGCTCAACTCCATAAAAAATACTCATCTGAGAAAAATATCTTCTACCTTCAGCAATTAAGCCTGAATGGGTACACCCTGACAAGAGGCCAATGAAGGTGACACCATCTGGTTTCACTTTGTCTTTATCCATTGAAACAAAAACATCAATGGCTTCCCTGCCATAACCATGAATTCCCAAaccaataataatagaattcCAGCAAAAAATGTTCTTGGTAGGAAGCCCGTGAAAGACACGGAGAGCAGCTTCTATACTCCCACACTTGCAGTACATGTCTATAAGAGCATTACCTAAAACAACATCAACTCTtaagtttttctttcttatataaGCATGTACCCGTTCACCCAGTTCTAGAACCCCAAGATGAGCACATGCAGATAACAAGCTAGCCATTGTTACTTCAGTCGCCTCCACTCTCTCAGCTTGCATTTGCTGGAAAACAGATATTGCTTTGCTGAATTCCATAGATTGAACGTACCCTGCAATCATGGTGTTCCATGTGACAGTATTTTTAATCGATCCCATCTGAACAAACAATTCCTCAGCATTCATTATCTGCCCCAACTTACAATATCCATCAATAATTGCATTCCATGATACAACATTTTTAACTGGATTGCGGTTAAACATCAAACGGGCAACATCAGTTTGGCCCAACTTGCAATAGCTAGTTATCATGGAATTCCAAGAGCATGAGTCCCGCTCTGGCATATCATCAAACAAACTCTGAGCTGCCTCAATGAACCCATGCTTACTCAGTGCTGATATCATTGCATTGTTTGCCACAACGTCTCTTTCAGGCATTTCTACAAACACCAGCTTCGCTGATGTCAAGTCCCCAACTTTTGCATAGAAATCAAGCAGCGCAGTAAGCAAAATCACATCAGGGACTGAACCCATTTTCATTATCTGAGAATGAAATGACTTCCCCAGCTGGGTAGCACAAAGACTGGCACACGAACGCAAGATCAAAGAAATCGTGCTTACACTGGGAACCAAATTGTTTCCTCGCAACCCGTTGTAGAAACACAGAAAATCTTGCAAGTTGTTGGATTCTAACGAAACCCGAACCATATAATTCCATAACAACGGATCAGGATTCGGCAAAGTTTGCAAGATAAGCAACGGGTTGTGACGTTTCTGAACACGATAACAAGAAGCGAGGAAGCTGGTGAGTAGCGCAGTGGAACTGAGATTACCATTGGTAAGCAGTTGAGAGTGGATTTGCTGTAATTGATTAAGGCTCAAGAGATTATTTTTGGATAATATGACCGTTAAACAGTCAGCAAGCAACGGCACAGTTCTAGGAATCGAACCCATCCAACGGTTCACCTTTGAAGCACCAGTTCCTTAACCGATTCTTGTCTCTCTCCATCGCTCTAGTTAGAAATGAATCCTCCTACTCCAAGTTCTCAAGATTCCAACTTCAAGCATACATAAACACCACGCTCCACGCACAAACACAGCAGAaggaaaacaaattaataagaaCTTACTTGGAAGGGAAGCCATAATGACATATAAGGTGCTCGTATTGTATATGGTCTGCTTGATCGTCACAGAGATCATAAGTAAGCGTAAGAAACTCAACATGGTTAAAATGGTTCATTCGAATAGAAATTTTTAGTTCAGTTGTTAATTGCATTACACTAgtaatatttgaaataatatcATTGGATTTCAATTGTTCCCGCCacgaaaatgaaaatagaaaatgtttttgaaaagaaaaataggtaaacaatatttttttaaaaaaataaaaaataaaaatacgagataaaatataaattaaaaaaatataagagtttttttttgtaaatataaattttaatataaaaaacataattttttatataattttataaatattaaaaaaatacataacttagaaaaataatacaaacaCCAACTCGAAGAAACTAAAGTAACAGTTATCGGTTAATTTATTCACACATGAacaaagagagagggagagctaGCTAGAGAATGAACGATCGACGATGACCTGAGAGGGAACAGATGGCGATTAAGAAAATGAACGATCGACGGCAAATAAATCAAGCGAACAATTGGTTGTGAAGGCTTGATCTTCGGGATTTGACGATTGAAAAAGGGGAGATCTTTAGCAAAGGAACGACAAA
This genomic stretch from Diospyros lotus cultivar Yz01 chromosome 1, ASM1463336v1, whole genome shotgun sequence harbors:
- the LOC127797959 gene encoding pentatricopeptide repeat-containing protein At3g29230-like isoform X1, producing the protein MGSIPRTVPLLADCLTVILSKNNLLSLNQLQQIHSQLLTNGNLSSTALLTSFLASCYRVQKRHNPLLILQTLPNPDPLLWNYMVRVSLESNNLQDFLCFYNGLRGNNLVPSVSTISLILRSCASLCATQLGKSFHSQIMKMGSVPDVILLTALLDFYAKVGDLTSAKLVFVEMPERDVVANNAMISALSKHGFIEAAQSLFDDMPERDSCSWNSMITSYCKLGQTDVARLMFNRNPVKNVVSWNAIIDGYCKLGQIMNAEELFVQMGSIKNTVTWNTMIAGYVQSMEFSKAISVFQQMQAERVEATEVTMASLLSACAHLGVLELGERVHAYIRKKNLRVDVVLGNALIDMYCKCGSIEAALRVFHGLPTKNIFCWNSIIIGLGIHGYGREAIDVFVSMDKDKVKPDGVTFIGLLSGCTHSGLIAEGRAGLLEEALQLIKAMPMKPNSVVWGSLLQACQVHEDIEFGMQVTQYLFELDPSDEGNFVFLSNLYASLNCWDDVSICRRLMIARGMQKTPGCSSVELDNIEHEFVVEETSPPCKSHNLLHLFLSKTE
- the LOC127797959 gene encoding pentatricopeptide repeat-containing protein At3g29230-like isoform X2; the protein is MGSIPRTVPLLADCLTVILSKNNLLSLNQLQQIHSQLLTNGNLSSTALLTSFLASCYRVQKRHNPLLILQTLPNPDPLLWNYMVRVSLESNNLQDFLCFYNGLRGNNLVPSVSTISLILRSCASLCATQLGKSFHSQIMKMGSVPDVILLTALLDFYAKVGDLTSAKLVFVEMPERDVVANNAMISALSKHGFIEAAQSLFDDMPERDSCSWNSMITSYCKLGQTDVARLMFNRNPVKNVVSWNAIIDGYCKLGQIMNAEELFVQMGSIKNTVTWNTMIAGYVQSMEFSKAISVFQQMQAERVEATEVTMASLLSACAHLGVLELGERVHAYIRKKNLRVDVVLGNALIDMYCKCGSIEAALRVFHGLPTKNIFCWNSIIIGLGIHGYGREAIDVFVSMDKDKVKPDGVTFIGLLSGCTHSGLIAEGRRYFSQMSIFYGVEPGIEHYGCMVDLLGRAGLLEEALQLIKAMPMKPNSVVWGSLLQACQVHEDIEFGMQEVNDCQGHAENAWMQFG